Proteins from a genomic interval of Streptomyces sp. NBC_01445:
- a CDS encoding cobalamin biosynthesis protein encodes MRAERVFAYGSAAGLLGDLLIGDPRRGHPVAAFGRAAGAVERVLWRDHRGWGAVHTAVCAGGAAVAGGLAARAVRRSPAASIALTAAATWAVVGGTSLGREARAIGGALAAGDVDAARERLPHLCGRDPQALDADGIARAVVESVAENTSDAVVGALVWGAVAGIPGLVAFRAVNTLDAMVGHKSARYRRYGWASARLDDVAGWPGARLTGVLAAVAGGRPRGALTAWREDARLHPSPNAGVVEASFAGALGVRLGGTLSYGGRVEHRPVLNASGRAVETADVERAARLSRRVSWLALGVCVAGRALLRRGKS; translated from the coding sequence GTGCGGGCCGAGCGCGTCTTCGCGTACGGCAGCGCCGCCGGACTCCTCGGTGACCTCCTGATCGGCGATCCGCGCCGCGGGCATCCGGTCGCCGCGTTCGGGCGGGCCGCGGGCGCCGTCGAGCGCGTGCTGTGGCGTGACCACCGCGGGTGGGGCGCCGTGCACACCGCTGTGTGCGCCGGAGGCGCCGCCGTCGCCGGTGGCCTCGCCGCGCGCGCCGTGCGCCGCTCCCCCGCCGCCTCCATCGCGCTGACCGCCGCCGCCACCTGGGCGGTCGTCGGCGGTACGTCGCTGGGCCGCGAGGCGCGCGCCATCGGGGGCGCGCTGGCCGCCGGTGACGTGGACGCGGCGCGCGAGCGGCTGCCGCATCTGTGCGGGCGCGACCCGCAGGCCCTGGACGCGGACGGGATCGCGCGGGCCGTCGTCGAGTCCGTCGCCGAGAACACCTCCGACGCCGTCGTGGGCGCGCTCGTGTGGGGCGCCGTCGCCGGCATCCCCGGGCTCGTCGCGTTCCGCGCCGTGAACACGCTGGACGCCATGGTCGGGCACAAGTCGGCCAGGTACCGCCGCTACGGCTGGGCCTCCGCGCGCCTCGACGACGTGGCGGGCTGGCCGGGGGCGCGGCTGACCGGCGTGCTCGCCGCTGTCGCGGGCGGCCGTCCGCGCGGCGCGCTCACGGCGTGGCGCGAGGACGCGCGGCTGCACCCGAGCCCCAACGCCGGTGTCGTCGAGGCCTCGTTCGCGGGGGCGCTCGGAGTGCGGCTCGGGGGCACGTTGTCGTACGGCGGGCGGGTCGAGCACCGGCCCGTACTGAACGCGTCGGGCCGGGCCGTGGAGACCGCCGACGTCGAGCGGGCGGCGCGGCTCTCGCGGCGCGTGAGCTGGCTGGCCCTCGGCGTGTGTGTCGCGGGGCGGGCACTGTTGCGGAGGGGAAAGTCGTGA